The DNA segment GTTCGGCTCGGGTATTGACCGAAGCGGTGCTGCCCGAACCGGCGATGGAGCGGGCGAGCGCGGCGACGGGGCTGCCGATGCCGGTGCTCGCATCATGGATCGCGGCGATGGGGCCGGAGGCGGCCGTGGGCGCGGCGCTCCACACCGTCGGTGCGGCCCCGGTCATCCTGAATGTGGCCCATGCTCGGGCGCCACTGGGGCCCGCCGCGCGGGTAACGCCGCACTCCATGGCCGGGGCCGCGATCTGGGACGGCGATCACGCCGACCTGACCGAGATGCTGTCCGTGCGAACCGATGTGTGGGTTCAGGACCCGGCCTCGGCGCTCGCGGTGGCCGGGGTGGCGGGTGCCGCTCCGAAGGTCGCAATGGACCTGTGTGCCGGGCAGGGGACCAAGACGAGGCAGTTGGCGGCAACGTTTCCCGAGGCGAGGGTGATTGCGACGGATGTGGACGACGCTCGCCGTGCGACCCTCCGGCGGGGGTTCGAGGGTCATGCCCGGGTCACCGTGGTTGAGCCGGGGGAGGTCGGTGGGGATGCCCTGCGGGGGGCGGTCGATCTGATCCTGCTCGATGTGCCGTGCTCGAATACCGGGGTGCTGTCCCGGCGGCTGGAGGCGAAGTACCGCTTCGAACCGGCGAGGCAGCGCTCGATGCAGACGGTTCAGCGGTCGATCGTCGAGGCGGCGGTGCCGATGCTCCGGCCGCGTACGGGGATGATCCTGTATTCCACGTGCTCGCTGGAGCGGGAGGAGAACGAAGCCGTGTGCGAGTGGGCCGTCGGGCGATTCGGGCTCACCGTCCGATCGGTGCGGAGGACGCTCCCGGCCGGCGGACCGGGGCACCCGGACTCGCGGTACCATGACGGCTCGTTTTCGGCGTGGCTTGTCGGAGATTCCGCCTAGATTCCGGTCTGGAGACGCGCTGCACAGCACTGGTTTGTGTCGGCTACACTCAACGCCAACTGTCGCGCCAAACTCGCCGCGGCCTTGGGGCCCATCGTTCATGAATCTCCTCGACATTCTCACTCTGGACTGCATCAAGGCCCCGCTGACGTCAACGGACAAGCGAGGCGCTATTTGCGAACTCGTGGACGTGCTCGCGGCGGCGGGGCGCTGCCGCGACCCGGGGGCGCTCAAGGATGCCGTGTGGACCCGCGAGCAGACGCGGACGACCGGCATCGGTCACGGCCTGGCGATACCCCACGGCAAGTCGGCCGGCGTGACCTCGCTGGCGATGGCGATCGGCCGGCCGGCGCAGCCGATGGATTTCCAGGCGATCGACAACAAGCCGGTGCGGCTGGTTGTCCTGCTCGCGAGCCCGCCCGACAAGATCAGCGACCACATCCAGGTGCTCGCGCGGATCAGCCGCCTGATGAATATCGATGAGTTCCGCGACCGGATCTACTCCGCGGCGACGCCCCAGGACATCTACGACCTGCTCAAGAGCCAGGAGCAGCCGGCCTGAGCGGCGTCGGGCGGATCGCCGAAACTCGAAGCGACTCGTTCAGGGCTTGGTCCTGCCACGCACGCGACGCGGCTTGCGATGGGTGGCGCCCGCGGGCGACTTGGAGAGCGAGACTCTCGCGGCCGGTTCTTTGCCGCGTGCGGC comes from the Phycisphaeraceae bacterium genome and includes:
- a CDS encoding PTS sugar transporter subunit IIA, which produces MNLLDILTLDCIKAPLTSTDKRGAICELVDVLAAAGRCRDPGALKDAVWTREQTRTTGIGHGLAIPHGKSAGVTSLAMAIGRPAQPMDFQAIDNKPVRLVVLLASPPDKISDHIQVLARISRLMNIDEFRDRIYSAATPQDIYDLLKSQEQPA